The Archangium primigenium genomic interval GTCTCGGCCAGTTGGGTGCGCAGCTCGTCGGCCACCGCCTGGGCGTAGCGGATGCTCACCTCGGGCTGACGCGCCAGGCCGAGCGCCAGCTCGCGGCGCTGCGCGGACGTGAACGTCTGGATGGCCACCGCGCGCAGGCCAGCCGGGGCGAAGCGCAGCGCCACCTCGCGCGAGCCCGAGGACAGCGCCTGGCACGCGGCGGCGAAGCGCTCGGGCCGCACGGCCTCGAGGAAGGCGAAGGCCTGCTCCACGGAGCTGTCCGCCTGGGCGAGCCGCGCGGCGATGGCCCGGCCCTCCAGGTCGTACAGCGCCGCGGCGCGCGCGCCCGCGTCCACGGCGGGCACCCGGCCCAGCTCGGCGGCCAGGCCCGTCAGGGACGCGGTGAGGGCGGGGTCTCCGCGCAGGTCCTCCAGGAGGAACTCGCCCATCTCCCGGGTCCACAGGGCCACCTGCCGGGACTCTCCCCGGGCCAGGGCCTCGCGCACCACGCCGTTGCGCACCGAGCGCTCCTCGCGCAGGGTCCGCTCCAGGCGCCGCGCCCGCACGGCCGGGTAGTCCGGCGCGGGGGTGGGGGGCAGGGGCGCGGGCTCCAGGGCGGGCAGGGGCTCGGGGGCGTACTCCAGGCCCGGCGGAGGCGAGGCCGCGCGGCGCGTGGCCACCACCAGCAGCACGCCCAGCACCAGCACCGTCAGCGCGAGCAGCGCCGCCACCGCGAGCAGCGGCGCGGCCTCCAGCAGCCGCTCCTCGGCGCGCTCGCGCACGGACGGCACGGGCCTGGCCTCGGACTCGGGTGAGCCCGGGAGCGGCGGCGTGGCGGTGGGGGGGGACGGCTTGGGCTCGCGCGGCTGGGCCTCCAGGTGCGGGGCGTTGCGCGGCGGGAAGGCCACCGTCTCCACCTCCACGCCGGGCTGCGGCCCCACCGTCTTGAGCCGCTGCGCCACCAGGTCCTTGAGGCGGGTGCGGAAGGGCCCGGGCAACTGGCTGTCCACCAGCACGCGCGCGGACACCGAGCGCACGGTGGGCAGGGCCGCGCCGCCCGAGAGTGTCTCGAAGCCCGGGGGCGCGCCGGCGAGGGCCTCGTCCTCCACCCGGGCCTCCACGGCCACGAGCACGCACTGCTCGGGACAGAGCGTGCGCAACAGGTCGGAGACCTCGGCGCGCGCGCGCTCCTCGGCTTCGGCGCGCAGACGGCCCTGGGGCGTGGTGGCCGCGGCGCGCGCGGCGCCCGCTCCCAGCAGGGTGCAGAGAAGGAGGAGGAGATGTCGTGACTGGCGATTCATGGACTATTCCACCCGGATGACGACCCGGCGGTTGGCGGCGCGCTGTTCCTCGGGAGGGCCCTGGACGTCCACGCGGCGGGTATCGGCGAAGCCGCGCACGGACATCCGCTCGCGGCCCACGCCGCTCTGCTCCAGAGCGGCGCGCACGTTGATGGCGCGCTGGGAGGACAGCTCCCAGTTGGAGGCGAAACGGGAAGTGCGGATGGGCACGTCATCGGTGTAGCCCTCGATGACGAGCCCCCGGCGCGGCAGCGTCTGCAGCATGCGCGCGATGGGGGTGATGGCCTGGGCGCCCTCGGCGCGGAGGTCCGCCGAGCCGGAGTCGAACAGGAGCGCGTCCTTGAACTCGATGACGAGCCCGTCCTGCTCCTGGCGCGTGAGCACCTTCTTCTCCAGCCCCTCCTGGGTGATGAAGGTGTCCACCTTCTCCTTGAGCTCCTCGAGCGGCGTGGCCTCGCCGGTGAGGGAGGCGGCCATGCGCTCGAACTGGGCCGTCTTGGGCGGGGACACGGCGAGCAGCAGCACGAAGAAGCCGATGAGCAGCGTGAGCAGGTCCGCGTAGCTGATGAGCCACAGCTCGTCGTCCTGACCGCCGCCGTGCAGGAGCGCCTGCAGGTCCGGATCCTCCCTCACGGCTCGGCCCCGGTGCCGGTGGCCACCTCGGGCACGGCGCTGGTGGCGCCAGCGGGCGCGGTGGCGGACAGCTCGAAGAGCTTGCGCACGTCGGCGAGCGGCTTGTCCTCGCGCACCAGCACGAGCGCGCGGGTGATGAGCCGGGCCTCCTCCACCGCCACCGTCATGTGCGAGTGGATGACGCGGCCGAGCGGCTGGTAGACGGCGTTGGCGAGGATGAGGCCGTAGAGCGTACAGAGCAGCGCGAGCGCCATGGACGGGCCGAGCTGGTCGAAGCGCGACAGGTCCTTGAGCAGCGCGATGAGGCCGAGCACCGTGCCGACCAGGCCCGTGGCGGGCGCCACGCGCGAGAGCGTGCCCAGCACGTCCTCGGCGCGCTTCATGCCGCTCACCATGCAGAAGAGCGAGGTGCTGGCGGTGCTCTCGATGTCCTCGCTGGAGTACTGGCGCACCACGAGCGGCCCGAGCTGGCGCAGCACGTCATGGCGCGCCGCGCTCGCGATCTCCAGGGCGCGGGCGGGGCGGCGCTGGCGCACCTCGGCGGCGAACTGGGTGAGCGACTCGTAGAGCTCCGCGCGCGAGCGGGCCGCGGAGAAGCGCAGCGCCCGGGCCACCGCCCGCGCCGCCCCCGCCAGCTCGCTGAACTTGTAGGAGGCCACCGTCATGCACAGCGGCGCGCAGCCGAGCAGCACGAGCGAGGGCACGTGGATGACGCCGCTGAAGCCACTGGTGTGGCCCTGGGTGAGCGTGTAGGCCAGGGTCAGGGCGAGCCCCAGGAGTCCGACGATGAAGTGCATGGGGCTATTCCTCTCCTGCGGAGGCGGTGGCGCGGAGGGCCTCGGCCACGCCCGCGTCCTCGGGGTTGATGCTCAGGGCCTTCTCCCAGGCCTGGCGCGCGAGCTTCTGCTGGCCGAGCTTCATGTACAGCGAGCCCTTCATGGCCAGCAGCCGCGCGTCCTGGGGGTACTCCTTCTCCAGCGACACCAGCTCGATGAGGGCCAGCTCGTAGCGGCGCGCGGCGAACATCTCCTTCACCCGCGCCACGCCGCCCAGGTAGCTGCGCGTGCGCGCCGCCTTGTTCGCGTCGATGAGGGGCGCCGCGTCCTTCTCGCCGGCCTTGGCCTGGGCGCCGACCACGGCCTCCGCCAGCATCTCCTCGTCCGCGGACGTCAGCATCTCCACGGGGCCGCCGGCCACGAGCGGCAGGCGCACCTCGTAGCCGCCGGTGGCCTCGGGCAGCTCCATCTCCCAGACGCGCCCGTTCTCCGCCATGCGCAGGATGTACTTCTGCGGCGGCGGGAGCGGCGGCTTGGCCTTGCTCGCCCCGGGCGTGCTGCTGGGCGCGGCCGTGCGCCGCATCTCGTCGGGCACCACCAGCACCTTGGACGTGGCCGTGGTCTCGCACGCGGGCAGCGCCGCGACGAGCAACAATCCCCAGAAGCGCGCGCTCACCATGTGAATCCCATTCCCAGCTGCGGGGTCAGCCCGCCGATCGTGTAGGTGCTGTCCGTGCTGCTCGCGAAGGGCACCAGGATGCCGAGGCTCGCCTGGAGGGAGATCCGGTGCGCCATCACGCACTCGGCCTGGGCGTTGAACAGGGGCGAGTTGCCCTGCACGCCCGTGAGGAGCATGCCCACCGAGCCGCCGCCAAAGCAGTTGATGCTGTAGACGTTCTCCCGGTTGAGCCGCGAGAGCAGCGTGGCCGAGAGGATGCCGCCCACCAGGCGCGAGGGGTTGATGATGCCCGCCACCGTGCCGCCCAGCCGCCAGGTGCGCTCCTCGCCGAAGGCCTCGGTGAAGCGGTAGGCCGTGTAGGGCGCCCAGACGGAGCCCTCGGGGTGGCCCTCGGTGGGGATGATCATCGCGCCCAGGTGCAGCGCGTGGTTGAAGTGGGGCCGCGCGTCGATGCGGTCCTGCAAATCCTTGAGCCGCGCCTCCCGGCTCTGCACCTTGTCCGCCGAGCGGTAGAGCAGCGCCGTGTGCGGGTGCACCCGGTAGCCCTCGGCGAAGAAGACGGAGGCGTCCTCGGCGCGCACCAGCTCCACGTCGAAGGCGAGCGCGTTGGGCGCGGTGTGCAGGGTGAGGCTCGCGTTGAGCACCACCTGGGTGTTGTACTTCTTCATCAACTGCAGCAGGTCCTCGCGGCGCGAGATGCCCCGGCGCACCACCCACGCCCCGTCCTCCACCTGGGCGTGCGTGGCGTAGCACTCGTAGCAGCGCACCACGCGCACGTTGGCCGCGCGGTAGATGGCCGCGATGAGCCGCGCCTCGATGATGCTCGCGAACTCGGGGTTCATGTTGTCCGAGACGCGCACGCGCTCGAGCAGGATGGGTGAGACGCGGTTGGCGCCCAGCCGCGCGATGTCCGCGGCGAACTCGTCGAGGATCTCCTCCAGCACGTCGTTGGCGTCCACCTCGGCGCCCGGGCGCACCAGCCGGCCCTCGCGCGTCTCCAGGCGCGTGGGGGACCGGGGCCTGGCGTAGATGCTGGCGCCCGCGGGGACTTCATTGTCCGCGGGCGGGCTCGCCGCGGGAGGGGATTGGGCCCCCGCGGCCAGGGCCCAGAAGAGCCCGGCGAGGAGGACGACGGCTTCACGGCGCATGCGGAACCTCCGTCTTCGCGGGCGCGGAGACAGGGGGAGGAGAAGAAGGGCCGCGCGGGAACCACGCGCGCGAGGTGCCATCCGCCAGCGGCAGGGCGAGCAGCGAGTAGGGCTCCGGCCACGCCACGGAGAAGTCGGGCGGCGGCAGCATGCCCGGGGGCGCGCCCACGGCCACCTGGCCCACCGCCACGAAGGCCCGCGCGCGCTTGCCCTTGGCCGCCGCCTGGGGCGCGCGATCCTCGAGCGCCGCGAACAGGGGCGGGAAGACCTTGTCATGGCGCGAGTGCACACCCTGGCGCATCGCCTCCA includes:
- a CDS encoding OmpA family protein, which encodes MREDPDLQALLHGGGQDDELWLISYADLLTLLIGFFVLLLAVSPPKTAQFERMAASLTGEATPLEELKEKVDTFITQEGLEKKVLTRQEQDGLVIEFKDALLFDSGSADLRAEGAQAITPIARMLQTLPRRGLVIEGYTDDVPIRTSRFASNWELSSQRAINVRAALEQSGVGRERMSVRGFADTRRVDVQGPPEEQRAANRRVVIRVE
- a CDS encoding MotA/TolQ/ExbB proton channel family protein, which produces MHFIVGLLGLALTLAYTLTQGHTSGFSGVIHVPSLVLLGCAPLCMTVASYKFSELAGAARAVARALRFSAARSRAELYESLTQFAAEVRQRRPARALEIASAARHDVLRQLGPLVVRQYSSEDIESTASTSLFCMVSGMKRAEDVLGTLSRVAPATGLVGTVLGLIALLKDLSRFDQLGPSMALALLCTLYGLILANAVYQPLGRVIHSHMTVAVEEARLITRALVLVREDKPLADVRKLFELSATAPAGATSAVPEVATGTGAEP
- a CDS encoding tetratricopeptide repeat protein; the encoded protein is MVSARFWGLLLVAALPACETTATSKVLVVPDEMRRTAAPSSTPGASKAKPPLPPPQKYILRMAENGRVWEMELPEATGGYEVRLPLVAGGPVEMLTSADEEMLAEAVVGAQAKAGEKDAAPLIDANKAARTRSYLGGVARVKEMFAARRYELALIELVSLEKEYPQDARLLAMKGSLYMKLGQQKLARQAWEKALSINPEDAGVAEALRATASAGEE